The following proteins are encoded in a genomic region of Mycolicibacterium rutilum:
- a CDS encoding HNH endonuclease signature motif containing protein: MVEHTFEPADPGVSLAVIEETHREESKLMARQMVAVADLLAIRTSEAEGIDPDPGWSMVTGFTRTTAEVGAALNLAPVEASKLVACAEALDARLPKIFALLADGRIDFPSVRCIVTRTELVDDGLIGQVDEALAERIGRWQTWSRTRLVTTVDSVVHKVDPEAAKERRARADGDRYVSTTAQPDGTARLRGRISATAAAAFEQRISAMVNLLCPNDPRTMDQRRADAFAAVMAGRNLVCDCGSDECPTRTEDTEQSRGVLAVINVIATDTTVSGESEQPGYLEGYGVIGADVVREIAQDAAIRPCEQPTVTEAQAHRYQPTAATARWVRQRDLTCRFPGCDRKASICDLDHTTPFNHADPASGGLTVPWGLAAYCREHHRLKTFVSGSNGWRDEQLADGTIVWTSPTGREYRTTPIGAELFPQMRPACGEPTPRKRSRQRERKTRVKYLRRKLAVQRPVNAAQRRLDYARKREIEHRKWRNQSRRFLILFKGNEPSKSPFATWINEPFEPEELPPDWRPPPLPPIPDDPPF, translated from the coding sequence ATGGTCGAACATACGTTCGAACCCGCCGATCCCGGGGTCAGCCTCGCCGTCATCGAAGAGACGCACCGCGAGGAGTCGAAACTGATGGCACGCCAGATGGTGGCAGTCGCCGACCTGCTGGCGATCCGGACCAGCGAGGCCGAGGGCATCGATCCCGACCCCGGTTGGTCGATGGTCACCGGCTTCACCCGGACCACCGCGGAGGTGGGCGCCGCGCTGAACCTGGCGCCCGTGGAGGCCAGCAAGCTGGTGGCGTGTGCCGAGGCGCTCGACGCCCGGCTGCCGAAGATCTTCGCGCTGCTGGCGGACGGCCGCATCGACTTTCCGAGCGTGCGCTGCATCGTCACCCGCACTGAGCTCGTCGACGACGGACTGATCGGTCAGGTCGACGAGGCGTTGGCGGAGCGCATCGGCCGCTGGCAGACATGGTCGCGCACGCGACTCGTCACCACCGTGGACAGCGTGGTGCACAAGGTCGACCCGGAAGCCGCCAAGGAGCGCCGTGCCCGCGCCGACGGGGACCGGTACGTCAGCACCACGGCTCAGCCCGACGGAACCGCACGACTCCGGGGACGAATCTCGGCCACCGCGGCCGCCGCCTTCGAGCAGCGGATATCTGCGATGGTTAATTTGTTGTGCCCCAACGACCCCCGCACGATGGATCAGCGCCGCGCCGACGCGTTCGCCGCGGTGATGGCGGGCCGCAACCTGGTGTGTGATTGCGGCAGCGACGAATGCCCGACGCGCACGGAGGATACCGAGCAGAGCCGTGGGGTGCTCGCGGTCATCAACGTGATCGCCACCGACACGACCGTCAGCGGTGAGAGCGAGCAGCCGGGGTATCTCGAGGGTTACGGGGTCATCGGCGCAGATGTGGTCCGCGAGATCGCCCAGGACGCCGCGATTCGGCCGTGCGAGCAGCCGACCGTGACCGAGGCTCAGGCGCACAGGTACCAGCCCACTGCGGCGACGGCGCGATGGGTGCGGCAGCGGGATCTGACGTGCCGGTTCCCCGGATGTGATCGCAAGGCGAGCATCTGCGACCTCGACCACACCACGCCGTTCAATCATGCGGATCCGGCGTCCGGCGGGTTGACGGTGCCCTGGGGGTTGGCCGCGTATTGCCGTGAGCACCATCGGCTGAAGACCTTCGTCAGCGGGTCCAACGGCTGGCGTGACGAGCAGCTCGCCGACGGCACGATCGTATGGACCTCGCCGACGGGTCGTGAGTACCGCACGACGCCGATCGGTGCAGAGTTGTTTCCGCAGATGCGCCCGGCATGCGGGGAGCCGACGCCGCGGAAGCGCAGTCGGCAGCGCGAGCGCAAAACGCGGGTGAAGTACCTGCGAAGGAAACTTGCTGTGCAGCGTCCCGTCAACGCCGCCCAGCGCAGGCTGGACTATGCCCGCAAGCGGGAGATCGAGCATCGCAAGTGGCGCAATCAATCTCGCCGATTTCTGATTCTCTTCAAGGGGAACGAGCCCAGCAAGAGCCCCTTCGCCACCTGGATCAACGAGCCGTTCGAGCCCGAGGAGCTGCCGCCGGACTGGCGACCACCACCACTGCCGCCGATACCGGATGATCCCCCGTTCTGA
- a CDS encoding LON peptidase substrate-binding domain-containing protein — MPAMPMFPLQVAMLPGEELPLRIFEPRYTALVRDCLAQSDPAFGVVLIAAGREVGGGDTRSDVGALAHITDVGDHGDGRYRLKCVMGERIRVLEWQPDDPYPRAAIEPWPDQPGGPVDTDAIRAVEDRMVALFERIAAARGAQVDAREVVAGADASGDVGKWLYALASRLPMGQADRYAVLAAPSPADRLAALADAVETVTAMVEFQLSGE; from the coding sequence ATGCCGGCGATGCCGATGTTCCCGCTGCAGGTCGCGATGCTGCCCGGCGAGGAACTGCCGCTACGCATCTTCGAGCCCCGCTACACCGCGCTGGTCCGCGACTGCCTGGCCCAGTCCGACCCGGCGTTCGGGGTGGTGCTGATCGCCGCCGGCCGCGAAGTCGGTGGCGGGGACACCCGCAGCGACGTGGGCGCGCTGGCGCACATCACCGATGTCGGCGACCACGGCGACGGTCGCTACCGCCTGAAATGCGTGATGGGCGAACGTATCCGGGTGCTGGAATGGCAGCCCGACGACCCGTATCCGCGGGCGGCGATCGAGCCGTGGCCGGATCAGCCCGGCGGCCCCGTCGACACCGACGCGATCCGCGCCGTGGAGGACCGGATGGTCGCGCTGTTCGAGCGGATCGCCGCGGCGCGCGGCGCCCAGGTCGACGCCCGGGAGGTGGTGGCGGGCGCCGACGCATCCGGGGATGTCGGGAAGTGGTTGTACGCGTTGGCATCCCGGCTGCCGATGGGGCAGGCCGACCGGTACGCGGTGCTGGCCGCGCCGAGCCCCGCCGACCGGCTTGCGGCTCTTGCCGACGCGGTGGAGACCGTCACCGCGATGGTCGAATTCCAGCTGTCCGGCGAGTAG
- a CDS encoding glutamate--cysteine ligase produces the protein MSSLPASSRIDFAGSPKPTVGVEWEFALVDAQTRDLSNEATAVIEELGDTPHVHKELLRNTVEIVTGICDSVPEAMDDLRSTLHSARRIVRDRDMELFCAGTHPFAQWSPGSLTDAPRYAELIKRTQWWGRQMLIWGVHVHVGVRSAHKVMAINTSLLNHYPHLLALSASSPFWDGEDTGYASNRAMMFQQLPTAGLPFHFQTWAEWEHFVHDQKKTGIIDHMNEIRWDIRPSPHIGTVEIRIFDGVSNLRELSALVALTHCLVVDLDRRLDAGEPLPTMPPWHVQENKWRAARYGLDAIIIQDADSNERLVTDDLEDLLNRLEPVAASLHCADELARVEDIYRTGGSYQRQRRVAEEHDGDLHAVVDALIGELDI, from the coding sequence GTGTCATCTCTGCCGGCTAGCAGCCGCATCGATTTCGCGGGCTCACCGAAGCCCACGGTCGGCGTCGAATGGGAGTTCGCGCTCGTCGACGCGCAGACCCGTGATCTGAGCAACGAGGCGACCGCCGTCATCGAGGAACTCGGTGACACCCCGCACGTGCACAAGGAGCTGCTGCGGAACACCGTCGAAATCGTCACGGGCATCTGCGATTCGGTGCCCGAGGCGATGGACGACCTGCGCTCAACGCTGCACAGCGCGCGCCGGATCGTCCGCGACCGCGACATGGAGTTGTTCTGCGCGGGCACCCATCCGTTCGCCCAGTGGTCGCCGGGCAGCCTGACCGACGCACCGCGCTACGCCGAACTGATCAAGCGCACCCAGTGGTGGGGCAGGCAGATGCTGATCTGGGGTGTACACGTGCACGTCGGGGTGCGCTCGGCGCACAAGGTGATGGCGATCAACACCTCACTGCTCAACCACTATCCGCACCTGCTGGCGCTGTCGGCGTCGTCGCCGTTCTGGGACGGCGAGGACACCGGGTACGCGTCGAACCGAGCGATGATGTTCCAGCAGTTGCCGACGGCCGGGTTGCCGTTCCACTTCCAGACGTGGGCCGAATGGGAGCACTTCGTCCACGACCAGAAGAAGACCGGCATCATCGACCACATGAACGAAATCCGTTGGGACATCCGGCCTTCGCCGCACATCGGCACCGTCGAGATCCGGATCTTCGACGGGGTGTCGAACCTGCGCGAGCTGAGCGCGTTGGTCGCGTTGACCCACTGCCTGGTCGTCGACCTCGATCGCCGGCTCGACGCGGGGGAGCCGCTGCCGACCATGCCGCCGTGGCATGTGCAGGAAAACAAGTGGCGCGCAGCACGTTACGGTCTGGACGCGATCATCATCCAGGACGCCGACAGCAACGAGCGGCTGGTGACCGACGACCTCGAGGACCTGCTGAACCGGCTCGAACCGGTGGCGGCGTCGCTGCACTGCGCCGATGAACTCGCGCGCGTCGAGGACATCTACCGCACCGGCGGGTCCTATCAACGGCAGCGCCGTGTCGCCGAGGAACACGACGGCGACCTGCACGCCGTGGTCGACGCGCTGATCGGCGAACTGGACATCTGA
- a CDS encoding SAM-dependent methyltransferase, with protein sequence MTRTDGDTWDITESVGATALGVAWSRAQEKDTECPLFIDPFAQLFIDAALERGWRLPPAHMLDRIRAIGGYAASRTKWFDEFFVAAGANGIDQVVILAAGLDARAWRLPWVDGTVVYEIDQPRVLGFKAETLRKNDVSPATTYMPVPIDLRDDWPRALRDAGFDPTEPTAWAAEGLLPYLPAAGQDLLFERISDLSARGSRIAVEAFGADFFDPEYLASRREKLRASQQDGDADDSAFDVADMWFIEDRTEVADWLAEHGWDVAAVEAADLMGRYGRCAAGEVDDATPRTVFVEGQRSC encoded by the coding sequence ATGACCAGGACTGACGGCGACACCTGGGACATCACCGAGAGCGTCGGCGCGACGGCGCTGGGCGTGGCGTGGTCGCGGGCGCAGGAGAAGGACACCGAGTGTCCGTTGTTCATCGATCCGTTCGCCCAACTGTTCATCGACGCCGCCCTCGAGCGCGGCTGGCGGCTGCCCCCGGCGCACATGCTGGACCGGATCCGGGCGATCGGCGGGTACGCGGCGTCGCGCACCAAGTGGTTCGACGAGTTCTTCGTCGCTGCGGGTGCCAACGGCATCGACCAGGTGGTGATCCTGGCTGCCGGGCTGGATGCGCGGGCGTGGCGGCTGCCGTGGGTCGACGGCACCGTCGTCTACGAGATCGACCAGCCCAGGGTGCTGGGGTTCAAGGCCGAGACACTGCGCAAGAACGACGTCTCGCCGGCGACGACGTACATGCCGGTGCCGATCGATCTGCGCGACGACTGGCCGCGGGCGCTGCGCGACGCCGGCTTCGACCCGACCGAGCCGACCGCGTGGGCCGCCGAGGGGCTGTTGCCGTATCTGCCTGCCGCCGGACAGGATCTGCTGTTCGAGCGGATCTCCGACCTCAGCGCGCGGGGCAGCCGGATCGCGGTCGAGGCGTTCGGCGCCGACTTCTTCGATCCGGAGTACCTGGCCAGCAGGCGCGAGAAGCTGCGCGCGTCCCAGCAGGACGGCGACGCCGACGACAGTGCGTTCGACGTGGCGGACATGTGGTTCATCGAGGACCGCACCGAGGTGGCCGACTGGCTGGCCGAGCACGGCTGGGACGTGGCGGCCGTCGAGGCCGCCGATCTCATGGGCCGCTACGGCCGTTGCGCGGCCGGCGAAGTCGACGACGCCACGCCGCGAACGGTTTTCGTCGAGGGCCAGCGCAGCTGCTGA
- a CDS encoding exodeoxyribonuclease III, producing the protein MRIATWNVNSIRARVERVTDWLQRADVDVLAMQETKCSDEQFPVMPFLAAGYEVAHCGFNQWNGVAIASRVGIDNVEVGFDGQPTWSDKPEVEAAAEARALGATCNGVRVWSLYVPNGRFVGSPHYAYKLEWLAALRDTAHKWVSDEPSAPIALVGDWNIAPTDEDVWSVDFYQNSTHVTAPERAAFDAIVEAGFTDVVRPFTPGPAVFTYWDYTQLRFPKNRGMRIDFILGSPAFAQRVAHGEIVRDERKSGKDRIGSPSDHAPVLVELT; encoded by the coding sequence ATGCGCATCGCGACCTGGAACGTCAACTCGATCCGCGCCCGGGTCGAACGTGTCACCGACTGGCTGCAGCGCGCCGACGTCGACGTGTTGGCGATGCAGGAGACCAAGTGCTCCGACGAACAGTTCCCGGTCATGCCGTTCCTCGCGGCGGGCTACGAGGTGGCGCACTGCGGGTTCAACCAGTGGAACGGGGTGGCGATCGCGTCGCGGGTCGGCATCGACAATGTCGAGGTCGGCTTCGACGGTCAGCCGACGTGGAGCGACAAGCCCGAGGTGGAGGCGGCCGCGGAGGCCCGCGCACTGGGGGCCACCTGCAACGGCGTGCGGGTGTGGAGTCTCTACGTGCCCAACGGCCGCTTCGTCGGCTCCCCGCACTATGCGTACAAGTTGGAATGGCTTGCCGCGCTGCGTGATACCGCGCACAAGTGGGTGTCCGACGAGCCGTCCGCGCCGATCGCGCTCGTTGGCGACTGGAACATCGCACCCACCGACGAGGACGTGTGGAGCGTCGATTTCTACCAGAACAGCACGCATGTCACCGCACCGGAGCGCGCGGCGTTCGACGCGATCGTCGAGGCCGGATTCACCGACGTGGTGCGGCCGTTCACCCCCGGCCCCGCGGTGTTCACGTACTGGGATTACACGCAGCTGCGGTTCCCGAAGAACCGCGGCATGCGGATCGACTTCATCCTCGGCTCACCCGCATTCGCACAGCGCGTCGCGCACGGCGAGATCGTCCGCGACGAACGCAAGAGCGGCAAGGACCGCATCGGGTCGCCCAGCGACCACGCCCCTGTGCTGGTCGAACTGACGTAG
- a CDS encoding LytR C-terminal domain-containing protein, translating to MNQRDSSGLPLRAMVMVLLFLGVVFLLVGFQAMGSDDDDADAQSPIATSTVTSTPTSAPAEAEPERAEVRVFNISTVQGAAEGAANRLRDAGWNVTDTGNLELPDVTATTVYFSDAPGEREAAEEVGRLLEAPVEPRVPALAEQPPGVVVVVTG from the coding sequence ATGAACCAGCGAGACTCGTCCGGTCTGCCCCTGCGCGCCATGGTCATGGTGCTGCTGTTTCTGGGCGTGGTGTTCCTGTTGGTGGGTTTCCAGGCGATGGGCTCCGACGACGACGATGCCGACGCGCAGTCACCGATCGCCACCTCCACGGTCACCAGCACCCCGACCAGTGCCCCGGCGGAGGCCGAACCGGAGCGGGCCGAGGTGCGGGTGTTCAACATCTCGACCGTGCAGGGCGCGGCCGAAGGCGCCGCCAACCGGCTGCGCGACGCCGGCTGGAACGTCACCGACACCGGCAACCTCGAACTGCCGGACGTGACCGCGACGACGGTGTACTTCTCCGATGCCCCCGGCGAGCGTGAGGCCGCCGAGGAGGTGGGCAGACTGCTCGAAGCACCGGTCGAACCGCGGGTGCCCGCACTCGCCGAGCAACCGCCGGGCGTGGTCGTGGTGGTCACCGGTTAG
- a CDS encoding peptide deformylase, producing the protein MAVVPIRIVGDPVLHTATEPVPVGDDGSLPPDLADLITDLYDTMDAANGVGLAANQIGVAKRVFVYDCAEVRGRLTRRRGVVVNPVLETSEVPETMPVPDDDDEGCLSVPGESFPTGRATWAKVTGLDADGTPITLEGTDLFARMLQHETGHLDGFLYLDRLVGRHARSAKKAVKSHGWGVPGLSWMPGKDPDPFGH; encoded by the coding sequence ATGGCCGTCGTTCCGATCCGCATCGTAGGAGATCCCGTCCTGCACACCGCCACCGAGCCGGTGCCCGTCGGGGACGACGGTTCCCTGCCGCCCGACCTCGCGGACCTCATCACCGATCTCTACGACACGATGGACGCGGCGAACGGCGTCGGCCTGGCCGCCAACCAGATCGGGGTGGCCAAGCGGGTGTTCGTCTACGACTGCGCGGAGGTGCGCGGCCGGCTGACCCGTCGGCGCGGCGTGGTGGTCAACCCGGTGCTGGAGACCTCCGAGGTGCCCGAGACCATGCCCGTCCCCGATGACGACGACGAAGGTTGCCTGTCGGTGCCGGGCGAGTCGTTCCCGACGGGCCGCGCGACGTGGGCGAAGGTGACGGGCCTGGACGCCGACGGCACCCCGATCACGCTCGAGGGCACCGACCTGTTCGCGCGGATGCTGCAGCACGAGACCGGCCACCTCGACGGGTTCCTGTACCTGGACCGGTTGGTCGGCAGGCATGCGCGCAGCGCCAAGAAGGCGGTGAAGTCGCACGGGTGGGGTGTGCCGGGGTTGTCGTGGATGCCCGGCAAGGACCCCGACCCGTTCGGTCACTGA
- a CDS encoding N-acetylglutamate synthase, CG3035 family, which yields MQVPPAGTRVIIRYRLPAGSEPPLTDVIGHLLADYPKLQVRTKHGEIVDVDPADVVVLKALPPKTVRTADIRKLEYAAALAWPGLERRWVDGWLLRAANGHTHRGNSAVPLGFDADASAIPTIIDFYAERGLTPWLSLPDRLFRPPERPPHLETVVMAIELDGPPEASGVLLAGSPDAEWLRLLQRELPVEVLTAVVDGEVVFATVPGAGVGRAAVTTAPDGGRWVGLSSVRVDEAARGRGVARRLCTALLAWGVESGATRGYVQVLADNAVALHLYESMGFVPQHRSRYLDARSL from the coding sequence ATGCAGGTGCCGCCGGCCGGGACGCGGGTGATCATCCGGTACCGGTTGCCCGCCGGCTCCGAGCCGCCGCTGACCGATGTCATCGGCCACCTGCTCGCCGACTATCCGAAACTGCAGGTTCGCACCAAACACGGCGAGATCGTCGACGTCGATCCCGCCGATGTCGTCGTGCTCAAGGCGTTGCCCCCGAAAACGGTGCGCACCGCCGACATCCGCAAACTCGAGTACGCCGCCGCGCTCGCGTGGCCGGGCCTGGAGCGCCGGTGGGTCGACGGCTGGCTGCTACGGGCCGCCAACGGACACACCCACCGCGGCAACTCGGCGGTGCCGCTGGGTTTCGACGCCGACGCCTCGGCGATCCCGACGATCATCGACTTCTACGCCGAGCGCGGGCTCACCCCGTGGTTGTCGCTGCCCGACCGGTTGTTCCGTCCACCCGAACGCCCGCCGCACCTCGAAACCGTCGTGATGGCAATCGAATTGGACGGCCCGCCGGAGGCGAGCGGGGTGCTGCTCGCCGGCTCACCCGATGCCGAGTGGCTGCGTCTGCTGCAGCGTGAGTTGCCCGTCGAGGTGCTGACCGCGGTCGTCGACGGGGAGGTCGTGTTCGCGACGGTCCCGGGTGCCGGCGTCGGGCGCGCTGCGGTCACCACGGCGCCCGACGGTGGGCGCTGGGTGGGCCTGTCGTCGGTGCGGGTGGACGAGGCGGCCCGCGGCCGCGGCGTCGCCCGGCGGTTGTGTACGGCACTGCTGGCGTGGGGCGTCGAGAGCGGCGCGACCCGCGGGTACGTGCAGGTGCTGGCCGACAACGCGGTGGCGCTGCACCTGTACGAGTCGATGGGTTTCGTCCCGCAGCACCGCAGCCGCTATCTCGACGCTCGTAGCCTGTAG
- a CDS encoding Na+/H+ antiporter subunit E — protein MRSIVLRAWVLCWLVLVWVLLWGNLSAANVLSGLAVALLITLLLPLPAVPVEGKVHPLSLLWLLLTVAYRLVLSSVQVALLAVKPSPPLSAVLRAHLSVKSDLVLALAVNIFNLIPGSIVLEIDQSRRMLYMHVIDVGSDRAVSRFYAQIAEVERLLVRAFEREEDWRPTTNGRDA, from the coding sequence ATGAGAAGTATCGTGTTGCGCGCCTGGGTGCTGTGCTGGCTGGTGCTGGTCTGGGTGCTGTTGTGGGGCAACCTGTCTGCGGCCAACGTGCTGTCGGGATTGGCGGTCGCGCTGCTGATCACGCTGCTGCTGCCGCTGCCCGCGGTGCCCGTCGAGGGCAAGGTGCACCCGCTATCGCTGCTGTGGCTCCTGCTCACCGTCGCCTACCGGCTGGTGCTGTCCTCGGTGCAGGTGGCGCTGCTCGCCGTCAAACCCAGTCCGCCGCTGTCGGCGGTGCTGCGTGCGCACCTGTCGGTGAAGTCCGATCTGGTGCTGGCGCTGGCGGTCAACATCTTCAACCTGATCCCCGGTTCGATCGTGCTGGAGATCGACCAGTCCCGTCGCATGCTCTACATGCACGTGATCGATGTCGGCTCCGACCGCGCGGTGAGCCGGTTCTACGCCCAGATCGCCGAGGTGGAGCGACTGCTGGTGCGGGCGTTCGAACGCGAAGAGGACTGGCGGCCCACGACGAACGGACGCGACGCATGA
- the mnhG gene encoding monovalent cation/H(+) antiporter subunit G, with amino-acid sequence MNVYDIVTAVLVLGGSTLALTAAIGVVRFPDTLTRMHAASKPQVLGLLLVLAGAAIRLRGNADVGMLLLAGLFTVITAPVVANRVGQLAYREQNVRDDLLTADEANEFAERTESGANDQD; translated from the coding sequence GTGAACGTCTACGACATCGTCACCGCCGTGCTGGTGCTCGGCGGTTCCACGCTGGCGTTGACCGCCGCGATCGGGGTGGTCCGCTTCCCCGACACGTTGACCCGGATGCACGCCGCCTCCAAACCTCAGGTGCTCGGACTGCTGCTGGTGCTCGCGGGCGCGGCGATCCGGCTGCGGGGCAACGCCGACGTCGGGATGCTGCTGCTCGCGGGGCTCTTCACCGTGATCACCGCCCCGGTCGTCGCCAACCGGGTTGGCCAGCTCGCATACCGGGAACAGAACGTCCGAGACGATCTGTTGACGGCGGACGAGGCGAACGAGTTCGCCGAGCGGACGGAAAGCGGTGCCAATGACCAGGACTGA
- the sodC gene encoding superoxide dismutase[Cu-Zn], which produces MFKTVAAAALFSIPALALSGCSAPEIPSNTPGTTPSIWTGSPSPSAPPAEGGGGHGGGQAAGEGEAAEQGETLTAELKLADGTPVATANIAFTGDFATVTVETTTPGELTPGFHGMHIHQVGKCEANSVAPTGGAPGNFNSAGGHFQVPGHSGHPASGDLSSLQVREDGSAKLVTTTDAFTAEELTSGAGTAIIIHEKADNFANIPPERYQQVNGDPPPDAATLATGDAGARVACGVISAG; this is translated from the coding sequence ATGTTCAAGACCGTCGCCGCCGCTGCCTTGTTCAGCATTCCCGCTCTCGCGCTCAGCGGATGCTCCGCGCCCGAGATCCCGAGCAACACTCCCGGCACGACCCCGTCGATCTGGACCGGCTCGCCGTCACCGTCGGCGCCGCCCGCCGAAGGCGGCGGCGGTCACGGTGGTGGGCAGGCTGCCGGGGAGGGTGAAGCCGCCGAACAGGGCGAGACCCTCACCGCCGAACTGAAACTCGCCGACGGCACCCCGGTCGCCACCGCGAACATCGCGTTCACCGGCGACTTTGCGACGGTCACGGTGGAGACCACCACCCCGGGCGAGCTGACCCCGGGCTTCCACGGCATGCACATCCACCAGGTCGGCAAGTGTGAGGCGAACTCGGTCGCCCCGACCGGCGGCGCGCCGGGCAACTTCAACTCCGCCGGTGGGCATTTCCAGGTGCCCGGCCACAGCGGCCACCCCGCCAGCGGCGACCTGTCGTCGCTGCAGGTCCGCGAGGACGGGTCGGCGAAGCTGGTGACGACCACCGACGCGTTCACCGCCGAGGAGCTCACCTCGGGTGCGGGGACGGCCATCATCATCCACGAGAAGGCCGACAACTTCGCCAACATTCCGCCGGAGCGCTACCAGCAGGTCAACGGCGATCCGCCGCCTGATGCGGCCACTCTGGCGACCGGTGATGCCGGCGCACGGGTGGCTTGCGGTGTCATCTCTGCCGGCTAG
- a CDS encoding DUF3263 domain-containing protein, producing MDGAIARTEQSGDNSELSDGLTRREHDILAFERQWWKYAGSKEDAIKELFSMSATRYYQVLNALVDRPEALAADPMLVKRLRRLRASRQKARAARRLGFDVT from the coding sequence ATGGACGGCGCGATCGCGCGGACTGAGCAATCCGGGGACAACTCTGAACTCTCCGACGGACTGACCCGGCGCGAGCACGACATTCTCGCCTTCGAGCGACAGTGGTGGAAGTACGCCGGCTCCAAAGAAGACGCCATCAAAGAGCTGTTCTCGATGTCGGCCACCCGCTACTACCAGGTGCTCAACGCGCTCGTCGACCGGCCCGAGGCACTCGCGGCCGATCCGATGCTGGTCAAGCGGTTGCGTCGGCTCCGGGCCAGCAGGCAGAAGGCGCGGGCGGCGCGCCGCCTCGGCTTCGACGTCACCTGA
- a CDS encoding monovalent cation/H+ antiporter complex subunit F: MTVVWVIAAVMITAAAAITMFRLLAGPSTLDRLVAVDTLIAVAMCGVGIWAAYSLDSTVTYGLTALALISFVGSVSVARFRVPDIKDGRGPR; this comes from the coding sequence ATGACGGTCGTCTGGGTGATCGCCGCGGTCATGATCACCGCGGCCGCCGCGATCACGATGTTCCGCTTGCTGGCCGGGCCGAGCACCCTGGACCGGTTGGTCGCCGTCGACACCCTGATCGCGGTGGCCATGTGCGGGGTCGGCATCTGGGCGGCATACAGCCTGGACAGCACCGTGACCTACGGGTTGACCGCGCTGGCGTTGATCAGCTTCGTCGGGTCGGTGAGCGTCGCGCGCTTCCGCGTGCCCGACATCAAGGACGGGCGGGGGCCGCGGTGA